A section of the Pochonia chlamydosporia 170 chromosome 2, whole genome shotgun sequence genome encodes:
- a CDS encoding amphiphysin-like protein (similar to Cordyceps militaris CM01 XP_006673326.1) has translation MAVDTWAANFTAPFEVDKLLEVRMSGMKKMPGLNVNTGIDKKICDGPMKIGKLGLEGDWHDLTFHGGPDKAILGYCSSHYENWKTSYPERAEKFVPGGFGENFVTSHMNERNVCIGDIIAFGPEVQLQVSLPRQPCFKLNHRFSLKNFAPVTYQTSRTGWYYRVVREGTVNAGDEIRLVERKWPQWTIERIQEYLHRDKDNLEMNKQIAEIEALGEESRGQFRNRVAKAGKKKTPKKEDKWVDYKIVQRKMETKRIVGLSLECVNPDPEAELPLLGAHARLKLPNGLIRTYSVVSSGDSVMEMKDKFELGIALEENSRGGSRYLHETAKVGDIIQVGRITTDVNPAGSASNHLFIAGGIGITAFLALMRAMLSINWSCQLHYAIRSADDIPFLERLDAFKDNVVFYDKSKGERMDIHSIIKNMLWNSHVYACGPNRMMDAVKNAVEECGIPPNEVHYEAFAADISGDPFEVEIANKGGRVLKVGEDESLLDVLRRDYPDVASSCEVGNCGTCKLSVRSGRVDHRGTALLPEEKDSAMLSCVSRGIGRIVVEV, from the exons ATGGCGGTGGATACTTGGGCTGCCAACTTCACGGCCCCCTTCGAGGTCGACAAGCTCCTCGAAGTTCGCATGTCGGGCATGAAAAAAATGCCAGGGCTGAATGTCAATACGGGAATAGATAAGAAAATCTGCGATGGTCCCATGAAGATTGGCAAACTCGGCCTTGAAGGCGACTGGCATGACCTGACCTTTCACGGCGGCCCGGACAAGGCCATCCTTGGGT ATTGCTCTTCTCACTACGAGAATTGGAAAACGTCGTATCCGGAGCGCGCTGAGAAGTTTGTCCCCGGTGGCTTTGGCGAAAACTTTGTCACCTCCCACATGAACGAGCGGAACGTCTGCATCGGCGACATCATCGCCTTTGGCCCAGAGGTTCAGTTGCAAGTGTCGCTGCCGCGGCAGCCGTGCTTCAAGCTGAATCATCGCTTCTCCTTGAAGAATTTCGCTCCCGTTACGTATCAGACCAGTCGAACGGGGTGGTACTACCGCGTGGTGCGGGAGGGGACGGTCAACGCAGGGGATGAGATTCGTCTCGTAGAGCGCAAGTGGCCGCAGTGGACTATCGAGAGGATCCAAGAATACTTGCATCGCGATAAGGATAATCTCGAGATGAACAAACAGATTGCTGAGATTGAGGCTCTTGGCGAAGAGAGCCGTGGGCAATTCCGAAACAGGGTCGCCAAGgcaggcaagaagaagacccCCAAAAAGGAAGACAAATGGGTAGATTACAAAATCGTCCAACGCAAAATGGAAACAAAAAGGATCGTGGGACTCTCACTGGAGTGTGTGAATCCCGATCCAGAGGCTGAGCTCCCGTTGCTGGGAGCGCATGCCAGACTCAAGCTACCCAATGGGCTTATCAGAACGTACTCTGTCGTCTCGAGCGGCGACTCGGTAATGGAAATGAAGGACAAGTTTGAGCTGGGGATAGCACTCGAGGAAAATAGCCGCGGTGGTTCACGTTATCTACACGAGACAGCCAAAGTCGGGGACATCATCCAGGTTGGTCGCATCACCACCGACGTGAACCCAGCCGGCTCTGCCAGCAACCACCTCTTCATCGCAGGAGGCATCGGCATCACTGCGTTTCTGGCACTCATGCGAGCCATGCTATCCATTAATTGGAGCTGTCAGCTGCATTACGCGATTCGATCCGCCGACGATATCCCCTTTCTCGAGCGTCTGGACGCATTCAAAGACAACGTCGTCTTCTATGACAAGTCCAAAGGCGAGAGAATGGATATACATAGTATTATTAAAAATATGCTCTGGAACAGCCACGTATACGCCTGTGGTCCCAACCGCATGATGGATGCCGTCAAGAACGCAGTGGAAGAATGTGGCATCCCGCCAAACGAAGTCCATTATGAGGCCTTCGCGGCGGATATATCCGGCGATCCGTTTGAGGTAGAAATTGCCAATAAAGGGGGTAGAGTTCTTAAAGTCGGCGAGGATGAGAGCTTGCTGGACGTTTTAAGGCGAGACTACCCAGATGTCGCTTCTAGTTGCGAAGTTGGCAATTGTGGAACTTGCAAGCTCTCCGTTCGCAGCGGGAGGGTTGATCACAGAGGCACGGCGCTGCTGCCGGAGGAGAAGGATTCGGCAATGCTATCCTGTGTTAGTCGTGGTATTGGGAGGATTGTGGTTGAAGTCTAG